Proteins from a single region of Oryza brachyantha chromosome 6, ObraRS2, whole genome shotgun sequence:
- the LOC102722683 gene encoding uncharacterized protein LOC102722683 produces MVYSVVTLPPSCTGNVVVEVAMEEAALRSNRPPWRRTVAVQVALCVAMYAAFSLGEPRLHRHPPGGGGVEASLGRGGGVSFLSVAGGARSPIEQARLLRQMESIAKAYEVKFVLDVAQLGEEDPLWQNGSLYFQALKIPWYSTTSSHGQIIGNFLKKVKMPYDQNLEIISMDTGPLQEPIHDGKISASSREQIKWLEQSIAVSSSNWKIVVGYDPLVVCTEAYTPKTAKFYEPLQHIFEKYAVSAYVSMGGFCGCFRRDNSMLYIGNPSPDDQTGPDGFLLHTVNPLEMESQLINLEGKVVERSVVHHHGLEAL; encoded by the exons ATGGTTTACTCCGTCGTGACGCTGCCACCAAGCTGTACCGGGAACGTAGTCGTAGAGGTGGccatggaggaggcggcgcttCGGAGCAATCGGCCGCCGTGGCGCCGCACGGTGGCCGTGCAGGTGGCGCTCTGCGTCGCGATGTACGCAGCGTTCAGCCTCGGCGAGCCGCGGCTTCACCGGCATCCccccggtggcggtggcgtggAGGCTTCGctgggccgcggcggcggggtctcCTTCCtcagcgtcgccggcggcgcgcggtcGCCTATCGAGCAGGCCCGCCTCCTACGGCAG ATGGAAAGCATAGCAAAAGCATATGAAGTCAAGTTTGTGTTGGATGTTGCTCAGCTAGGAGAAGAAGACCCACTTTGGCAAAAT GGATCCCTGTACTTTCAGGCTCTGAAGATCCCCTG GTATTCCACTACATCATCCCATGGGCAGATCAttggtaattttttaaagaaagtgAAGATGCCATATGATCAGAATCTCGAAATTATTAGTATGGACACAGGGCCTTTacag GAACCTATCCATGATGGCAAAATAAGTGCTTCTAGTAGAGAACAAATCAAATGGCTAGAGCAATCAATAGCAGTGTCTAGTAGTAATTG GAAAATAGTCGTTGGATATGATCCATTAGTTGTTTGCACTGAGGCATACACACCGAAAACAGCGAAGTTTTATGAGCCTCTTCAgcatatttttgaaaaatatgcagTG AGTGCATATGTTAGCATGGGAGGTTTTTGTGGTTGCTTTCGTCGAGACAATTCAATGCTGTATATTGGGAATCCCAGCCCTGATGACCAAACAGGCCCAGATGGTTTCCTCCTGCATACAGTCAACCCTCTAGAGATG GAGTCCCagttgataaatttagaaggCAAGGTGGTTGAAAGATCTGTAGTTCATCATCATGGACTAGAAGCCTTGTAA
- the LOC121054778 gene encoding exocyst complex component EXO70B1-like, producing the protein MAAHARFEVAEVGDDGSSSGGSSPASVSGPSDSDGSSSTADEFPDARELRRRIAPPPSTSSTTGEQVSFHSTSPTSLCVLSDIDRHMRTMVVLLPAFACPAAAPRAEALARWLGGFDLGWVLEMGVDGSCRGLPRREVGRRVRVWTQAWSTMDRVFRLRHREVRNPINDAAAVQLAALGELASASAGAMLKLAAAVAALGSSPSTLLAALDVYVPVSEVYPGLARMFSWCAGAASHPVPAAANAALAALVDAARRCVRGLPASIRAHYPWRMPQGGEVHPCVGFWMGYFRCMLRNRVSLYLVLAGGRGDGDGDLAPWEGGLVVGELISCLEAVLEEKSGELAFPGLRQVFMLNNTHAIVRRAVRSDLAMFLPPGWARAREERMEGYVKSYLDASWAPVVSRLAVAVAAAAKPAAVSVLRRRRDPLAAFYAALENACSSQRCWKVPSPALRRVLRRTASEHVVPVYRRYLDEAEAPAAARAVEDVEQQLSELFEG; encoded by the coding sequence atgGCCGCGCACGCGCGTTTCGAGGTCGCGgaagtcggcgacgacggttCCAGCAGCGGGGGGAGTAGCCCGGCGTCGGTGTCTGGCCCGTCCGACAGCGACGGTTCCAGCAGCACCGCCGACGAGTTTCCTGACGCGAGGGAGCTCCGGCGCCGGATTGCCCCGCCTCCTTCCACCTCATCCACCACCGGCGAGCAAGTGAGCTTCCACTCGACATCCCCGACGTCGCTGTGCGTGCTCTCCGACATCGACAGGCACATGCGGACCATGGTGGTTCTCCTCCCGGCCTTTGcgtgccccgccgccgcgccgcgcgccgaaGCTCTGGCTCGGTGGCTGGGCGGATTCGACCTCGGTTGGGTGCTGGAGATGGGCGTCGACGGGAGCTGCCGCGGCCTGCCGCGGCGGGAGGTCGGGAGGAGGGTCAGGGTGTGGACGCAGGCGTGGAGCACCATGGACCGCGTCTTCCGTCTCCGCCACCGGGAGGTGCGCAACCCGATCAacgacgccgcggcggtgcAGCTGGCCGCGCTCGGGGAGCTGGCGTCCGCGAGCGCCGGCGCGATGCTGAAGCTGGCagccgccgtggcggcgctcgggagctcgccgtcgacgcTGCTCGCGGCGCTCGACGTGTACGTGCCGGTGTCTGAGGTGTACCCTGGCCTCGCGAGGATGTTCTCGTggtgcgccggcgccgcctcccacCCCGTCCCCGCCGCAGCCAACgcggcgctcgccgcgctgGTGGACGCCGCCCGGCGCTGCGTGCGCGGCCTCCCGGCGTCCATACGCGCGCACTACCCGTGGAGGATGCCGCAGGGCGGCGAGGTGCACCCCTGCGTCGGCTTCTGGATGGGATACTTCCGCTGCATGCTGCGCAACCGCGTCTCCCTCTacctcgtcctcgccggcggccgaggagacggcgacggcgacctcgCGCCCTGGGAGGGAGGCCTGGTGGTGGGTGAGCTGATCTCATGCCTGGAGGCCGTGCTCGAGGAGAAGTCCGGCGAGCTCGCGTTCCCGGGGCTGAGGCAGGTGTTCATGCTGAACAACACGCACGCCATCGTGCGCCGCGCCGTGCGCTCCGACCTCGCCATGTTCCTGCCGCCGGGATGGGCGCGCGCACGCGAGGAGCGCATGGAGGGCTACGTCAAGAGCTACCTCGACGCGTCCTGGGCGCCCGTCGTGTCGCGcctggccgtcgccgtcgctgccgccgcgaaGCCGGCCGCCGTGAGcgtgctccggcggcggcgggacccGCTCGCCGCGTTCTACGCGGCGCTGGAGAACGCCTGCAGCTCGCAGAGATGCTGGAAGGTGCCCAGCCCGGCGCTCCGACGCGTGCTCCGGCGAACCGCGTCGGAGCACGTCGTGCCGGTGTACCGCCGTTACCTCGACGAGGCCGaagcgcccgccgccgcgcgcgccgtggAGGATGTGGAGCAGCAGCTCTCGGAGTTGTTCGAAGGGTAG
- the LOC102722965 gene encoding LOW QUALITY PROTEIN: CHD3-type chromatin-remodeling factor PICKLE (The sequence of the model RefSeq protein was modified relative to this genomic sequence to represent the inferred CDS: substituted 1 base at 1 genomic stop codon), translating to MSSLVERLRVRSEKRPLYTLDESDDDLPPRGGAGKGRDRHSDGPTERIEREDTKEDACQKCGENDNLVSCSTCTYSFHRKCLVPRLNITSDKWSCPECVSPLTEMEKILDCETQTDGPEETSSSESGSKKNPGKRYLIKWKGLSHLHCTWVSESEYLETAKIHPRLKTRLNNFHRQMDATDKSDDDYSAIRPEWTTVDRILATRKSSTGEREYYVKWKELTYDECTWENESDISVFQPQIEQFNEIQSRRKKSTDKSKSVNREIRQYKESPKFLSGGTLHPYQLEGLNFLRYSWYHNKRVILADEMGLGKTIQSIAFLGSLFVDKLGPHLVVAPLSTLRNWEREFATWAPQMNVVMYFGSAASREIIRKYEFYYPKEKPKKLKKKKSSPSNEEKKQSRIKFDVLLTSYEMINMDSTVLKTIEWECMIVDEGHRLKNKDSKLFGQLKEYRTKHRVLLTGTPVQNNLDELFMLMHFLEGDSFGSIADLQEEFKDINQDKQVEKLHGMLKPHLLRRFKKDVMKELPPKKELILRVELTTKQKEYYKAILTKNYEVLTRRSGGHVSLINVVMELRKLCCHAFMTDEPEEPANSEEALRRLLDSSGKMQLLDKMMVKLKEQGHRVLIYSQFQHMLDLLEDYLSYRKWSYERIDGKIGGAERQIRIDRFNAKNSTRFCFLLSTRAGGLGINLATADTVIIYDSDWNPHADLQAMARAHRLGQTSKVFYLNLLXYRLVSRGTIEERMMQLTKKKMVLEHLVVGRLTKGTNIVQEELDDIIRHGSKELFDDENDEAGKSCQIHYDDAAIDRLLDRDQADGEEPVEDEEDDEFLKGFKVANFEYIDEAKALAAKEEARKKAEAEAANADRQNYWDKLLKDRYDVQKVEENTSMGKGKRSRKQMAAADEDDITGLHDMSSEDDDYSYDDDVSDNDTSLQAGISGRRGPYSKKKQRNVDSLPFMEGEGRALRVYGFNQIQRTQFLQTLMRYGFQNYDWKEYTPRLKGKSVEEIQRYAELVMIHLLEDINDSAYYADGVPKEMRADETLVRLANISLVEEKVAAMEHGKITKLFPSYLLYEFPSLAGGRIWKAEHDLLLLKALIKHGYARWQYISDDRDNGLFEAARQELKLPTANELISAHSNNEANGNLENTQEGQSNPTSMTHYRDTQRKTVEFIRKRFHLLERCLNLEYAVIKTKTPVPDDLAEQDFTGGHRLAVPDFSEMLRELPVLEPISKEVAPDGTTDQSQVSHLYNKMCFVLEDSAVPALGSHFGDKSASSSLAHSLHKFEAACEDVNRILRSQENGTTPKTKEEVMVDTSSKETTSPKCPGTEAVKEELATGPSSSKEATPPQQDPVAETVKEEPPTVQVEDKMEVDG from the exons ATGAGCAGCCTCGTGGAGCGGCTGCGGGTGCGGTCGGAGAAGCGGCCGCTGTACACGCTCGATgagtccgacgacgacctcCCGCCGCGCGGCGGGGCCGGGAAGGGGAGGGATCGGCACAGTGATGGCCCCACCGAGCGGATCGAGCGGGAGGACACG AAAGAAGATGCTTGCCAGAAATGTGGGGAAAATGACAATCTAGTATCATGTTCAACATGTACATATTCATTTCACAGGAAATGTTTGGTTCCTCGCTTAAATATCACATCTGATAAATGGAGCTGCCCTGAATGT gTAAGTCCTCTGACGGAGATGGAAAAGATATTAGATTGTGAAACACAGACTGATGGTCCTGAAGAGACTAGTTCTTCAGAGTCTGGATCAAAGAAGAACCCTGGCAAGCGATATCTTATAAAGTGGAAAGGACTATCACATCTTCATTGCACTTG GGTTTCAGAAAGTGAATATTTGGAAACTGCCAAGATACACCCCCGGCTGAAAACTAGACTGAATAACTTCCATAGGCAAATGGATGCAACAGATAAGTCTGATGATGACTATTCTGCAATTAGACCTGAGTGGACCACTGTTGACAGGATCCTTGCTACCAG aaaaagctcTACTGGTGAAAGGGAGTACTATGTGAAATGGAAGGAACTAACGTACGATGAATGCACCTGGGAAAATGAGTCAGACATCTCAGTCTTTCAGCCTCAGATTGAACAATTTAATGAGATTCAGTCCAGGCGGAAGAAGTCTACTGACAAGTCTAAGAGTGTCAATCGTGAGATACGTCAATATAAGGAGAGCCCGAAGTTTCTCTCTGGTG ggACACTACATCCTTATCAACTTGAAGGGCTAAACTTCTTGCGCTATTCTTGGTACCATAACAAGCGTGTAATTCTTGCGGATGAGATGGGTCTTG GTAAAACGATACAGAGTATTGCTTTTTTGGGCTCTCTATTTGTGGACAAACTTGGTCCTCATCTGGTGGTTGCTCCCCTCTCAACCTTGCGAAATTGGGAGCGTGAATTTGCAACTTGGGCACCTCAAATGAATGTT GTAATGTATTTTGGATCTGCAGCTTCCCGTGAAATTATTAGGAAGTATGAATTTTACTACCCCAAAGAGAAACCTAAGAAgctcaagaaaaagaaatcatcTCCATCCAACGAAGAAAAGAAACAGtcaagaataaaatttgatgtcCTTTTGACATCTTATGAGATGATTAATATGGATTCTACTGTTCTAAAAACTATAGAATGGGAATGCATG ATTGTGGATGAGGGGCATCGTTTGAAGAACAAAGATTCAAAGTTGTTTGGTCAACTTAAAGAGTACCGCACTAAGCATCGCGTTCTCTTAACGGGAACCCCAGTTCAG AACAACCTTGATGAACTTTTCATGCTTATGCACTTCCTTGAGGGTGACAGT TTTGGTAGTATAGCTGATCTCCAAGAAGAGTTCAAGGACATAAACCAAGACAAGCAAGTTGAGAAGCTCCATGGAATGCTGAAGCCACACCTTCTTCGGC GATTCAAGAAAGATGTTATGAAAGAACTTCCTCCAAAAAAAGAACTGATTTTACGTGTTGAGCtgacaaccaaacagaaagAGTACTACAAGGCAATTCTCACCAAGAATTATGAAGTGTTAACTCGCCGTAGTGGTGGacat GTTTCACTTATTAATGTTGTAATGGAACTGCGCAAACTTTGTTGCCATGCCTTCATGACAGATGAACCCGAAGAGCCTGCCAACTCAGAAGAAGCTTTAAG GAGGCTTTTAGATTCTTCTGGAAAGATGCAGCTGCTGGACAAGATGATGGTGAAACTGAAAGAGCAGGGCCACAGGGTTCTTATTTATTCGCAGTTCCAGCATATGTTGGACTTACTGGAGGATTATTTAAGCTACCGG AAATGGAGTTATGAGCGTATTGATGGAAAAATAGGTGGCGCTGAAAGGCAAATACGAATTGATCGCTTCAATGCTAAAAATTCTACTAGGTTTTGCTTTCTTCTTTCAACTAGAGCAGGTGGTCTTGGTATAAATCTGGCAACTGCAGATACTGTAATTATTTATGACAG TGATTGGAACCCTCATGCTGATTTACAAGCTATGGCGAGAGCCCATCGCTTAGGGCAGACGAGCAAGGTATTTTACCTTAATCT GTTATGATATAGGCTTGTTAGTCGTGGGACAATTGAGGAGCGAATGATGCAacttacaaagaaaaaaatggtactGGAGCACTTAGTTGTCGGTCGACTCACGAAAGGCACTAACATCGTCCAG GAGGAGTTGGATGACATTATTCGGCATGGCTCAAAGGAACtttttgatgatgaaaatgATGAAGCTGGGAAATCTTGCCAAATCCATTATGATGATGCTGCGATTGATAG ATTATTAGACCGTGACCAAGCTGATGGGGAAGAGCCTgtggaagatgaagaagatgatgaattTCTAAAAGGATTCAAG GTTGCTAACTTTGAGTACATAGACGAGGCTAAGGCTTTAGCAGCAAAAGAGGAGGCACGCAAAAAGGCAGAAGCTGAAGCTGCAAATGCTGACAGACAAAATTATTGGGATAAATTATTGAAGGATAGATATGATGTACAAAAGGTTGAAGAAAATACTTCTatgggaaaaggaaaaagaagccGCAAACAG ATGGCTGCTGCCGACGAGGATGACATTACTGGCCTGCATGACATGAGTTCTGAAGATGATGATTATTCCTATGACGATGATGTGTCGGATAATGACACAAGTTTACAAGCGGGCATTTCTGGGAGGAGGGGCCCATATTCCAAGAAAAAACAAC GTAATGTTGATTCACTTCCATTCATGGAGGGTGAAGGACGTGCTTTGAGAGTTTATGGGTTTAACCAAATCCAGCGGACACAATTCCTTCAAACACTTATGAG GTACGGTTTTCAGAACTATGATTGGAAGGAGTATACTCCTCGATTGAAGGGGAAAAGTGTTGAGGAAATCCAGAG ATATGCTGAACTTGTCATGATCCATCTTCTTGAGGACATAAATGACTCTGCATATTATGCCG ATGGCGTTCCAAAGGAAATGCGCGCAGATGAGACATTGGTCAGGCTAGCCAACATATCACTTGTGGAAGAGAAG GTGGCTGCCATGGAACAcggaaaaataacaaaactcTTTCCCAGCTATTTATTATACGAATTTCCTAGCTTAGCTGGTGGAAGAATATGGAAAGCAGAACATGATCTACTGTTGCTGAAAGCATTAATAAA GCATGGGTATGCAAGGTGGCAGTATATATCAGATGACAGAGATAACGGGCTATTTGAGGCTGCGCGACAAGAGCTGAAGCTTCCTACTGCTAATGAACTAATTAGTGCTCACTCAAATAATGAGGCAAAT GGAAATCTGGAAAACACACAAGAAGGCCAGTCGAACCCAACAAGCATGACCCATTACAGGGACACACAGAGAAAGACAGTTGAGTTTATTAGAAAGAGATTCCATCTTTTGGAAAGATGCTTGAATCTTGAATATGCTGTG ataaaaacaaaaactccTGTTCCTGATGATCTTGCAGAACAAGATTTTACTGGTGGTCATAGACTGGCTGTTCCAGACTTCAGTGAAATGTTGAGAGAGTTGCCTGTCCTTGAACCTATTT CCAAAGAAGTGGCGCCTGATGGTACAACTGATCAGTCACAAGTTTCTCATCTTTACAACAAG ATGtgctttgtgcttgaagacagtGCTGTTCCTGCACTCGGTTCGCATTTCGGTGACAAGTCAGCTTCATCGAGCCTAGCCCATAGCCTTCATAAGTTCGAAGCCGCGTGCGAGGACGTGAACCGGATCTTGAGATCCCAGGAGAATGGTACCACTCCCAAAACCAAAGAGGAAGTTATGGTAGATACAAGCTCCAAAGAGACTACATCTCCAAAGTGTCCAGGAACTGAGGCAGTGAAGGAAGAGCTAGCGACTGGGCCTTCAAGCTCCAAAGAAGCTACCCCTCCGCAACAAGATCCAGTTGCAGAGACAGTGAAGGAAGAGCCACCAACTGTTCAGGTTGAAGACAAAATGGAAGTCGATGGTTGA
- the LOC102720336 gene encoding bHLH transcription factor RHL1-like, producing MQPSGRDTAGGGDGPQDDFFDQMLSTLPSAWAELGGGTAGKAPWEVVAGAGVDPAAAAAQVFDESALLASRLRQHQIGGGGGDKPVMLQLSDLHRQAGGLAPPGGGGGEEDGSGAFSPLPLFTDRTNVPPREEMEGGFKSPNAAGGEHALFNGFGVHGGAAGQPPFGQGGSMSGQSFGGPAASGGTAPVSSSGGGGGTAPPRQQRVRARRGQATDPHSIAERLRRERIAERMKSLQELVPNANKTDKASMLDEIIDYVKFLQLQVKVLSMSRLGGAAGMAPLVASMSSEGNSNASSNGGGKASKGSTGGESGVGGGGGGGGGMRVTEQQVAKMMEEDMGTAMQYLQGKGLCLMPISLASAISSATSSASLLSRPSIRHAGPPQMLDPATAGRPTSPAAALSNGTPGAGDDTGRRAQDGGAGGTQ from the exons ATGCAGCCGAGCGGCCGCgacacggccggcggcggcgacgggccgCAGGACGACTTCTTCGACCAGATGCTGTCCACGCTGCCGTCGGCGTGGGCCGAACtgggcggcggcacggcggggAAGGCGCCgtgggaggtggtggcgggggcgggggttgatccggccgccgccgcggcgcaggTGTTCGACGAGTCGGCGCTGCTCGCGTCGCGCCTCCGGCAGCAccagatcggcggcggcgggggagacAAGCCGGTGATGCTGCAGCTCAGCGACCTGCACCGGCAGGCCGGCGGCCTCGCccctcccggcggcggcggcggcgaggaggacgggaGCGGCGCGttctcgccgctgccgctgttCACGGACCGGACGAACGTGCCGCCGCGGGAGGAGATGGAGGGCGGTTTCAAGTCGCCCAACGCCGCC GGCGGCGAGCACGCGCTGTTCAACGGGTTCGGggtgcacggcggcgccgccgggcagCCGCCGTTCGGGCAG GGAGGATCAATGTCTGGGCAGAGCTTCGgagggccggcggcgagcggcggcacggcgcccgtgtcctcctccggcggcggcggcggcacggcgccgccgcggcagcagcGGGTGCGCGCGAGGAGAGGGCAAGCCACCGACCCCCACAGCATCGCCGAACGT CTTCGGAGGGAGAGGATAGCGGAGCGGATGAAATCGCTGCAGGAGCTAGTCCCAAACGCCAATAAG ACGGACAAGGCGTCGATGCTGGATGAGATCATCGACTACGTGAAGTTCTTGCAGCTCCAGGTGAAG GTTCTCAGCATGAGCCGGctgggcggcgccgccggcatgGCGCCGCTGGTGGCGAGCATGTCGTCGGAG GGCAACAGCAACGCGAgcagcaacggcggcggtAAGGCGAGCAAGGGCAGCACCGGCGGAGAGAGCGGcgtcggaggcggaggcggcggcggcggcgggatgcGGGTGACGGAGCAGCAGGTGGCGAAGATGATGGAGGAGGACATGGGCACGGCCATGCAGTACCTGCAGGGGAAGGGGCTCTGCCTGATGCCCATCTCCCTCGCCTCCGCCATCTCCTCGGCGACCTCCTCGGCGTCGCTCCTCTCCCGGCCGTCCATCCGCCACGCCGGCCCGCCGCAGATGCTCGACCCCGCGACCGCAGGCCGgccgacctcgccggccgcggcgctgTCTAACGGCActcccggcgccggcgacgacactGGCCGGCGCGCgcaggacggcggcgccggcgggacgCAGTGA
- the LOC102699410 gene encoding replication termination factor 2 has translation MRMGERATTRDVVLRLDDLSLPARRLTVPSRLRVSELLRELPLPVSSSSFYLTADGRPLPLTAPVASLPPSGSIQLRLRALRGGGGDGGATGAESRDCYLSMYLAKKPDKADPNEARLSRFTCCALSGEPLAAPAVADRLGNLFNKEALVEALLHKRLPKALSHIRGLKDMIPIHLHPKPDADAAGEEVRFQCPITGLEFNGKYQFLALRKCGHVLSVKALKEVKSSACLVCHKEFDEADKMPLNGTDEEVTALRQRMEEERGKVKEKKEKKVGNGLSGSKHATAAAAMAGADKLENGKKGEAPSAKRFKASDHAPAYANKEVYASIFTSSKKSDFKETYSCRSLPLGRN, from the coding sequence ATGAGGATGGGGGAGCGCGCGACCACCAGGGACGTCGTGCTCCGCCTCGACGACCTCTCCCTGCCGGCGCGCCGCCTCACCGTGCCGTCCCGCCTCCGGGTCTCCGAACTCCTCCGCGAGCTCCCGCTCccggtgtcgtcgtcgtcgttctaCCTTACCGCTGATGGCCGCCCGCTCCCTCTCACCGCGCCCGTGGcgtccctcccgccgtcgGGCTCGATccagctccgcctccgcgcgctccgcggcgggggcggcgacggcggggccaCGGGCGCCGAGTCCCGCGACTGCTACCTCTCCATGTACCTCGCGAAGAAGCCCGACAAGGCGGATCCCAACGAGGCGCGGCTCTCCCGCTTCACCTGCTGCGCGCTCTCGGGCGAGCCgctcgccgcccccgccgtcgccgaccgccTCGGGAACCTCTTCAACAAGGAGGCCCTCGTCGAGGCGCTCCTCCACAAGCGCCTCCCCAAGGCGCTCTCGCACATCCGAGGCCTCAAGGACATGATCCCCATCCACTTGCATCCCAAGCCTGACGCGGATGCTGCGGGTGAGGAGGTCCGGTTCCAGTGCCCGATCACTGGGCTTGAATTCAACGGGAAGTACCAGTTCCTCGCCCTCCGCAAGTGTGGCCACGTGCTCAGCGTGAAGGCTCTCAAGGAGGTGAAGAGCTCGGCGTGCTTGGTCTGCCACAAGGAGTTTGATGAGGCGGACAAGATGCCGCTCAACGGAACCGATGAGGAGGTGACAGCTCTGAGGCagaggatggaggaggagaggggaaaggtgAAGgaaaagaaggagaagaaggtgGGAAATGGGCTAAGTGGGAGTAAGcatgctactgctgctgctgcaatggCGGGGGCTGATAAGCTTGAAAATGGGAAGAAGGGGGAGGCTCCCTCAGCCAAGCGGTTCAAGGCTTCTGACCATGCACCAGCGTATGCGAATAAGGAAGTATATGCATCAATTTTTACATCGTCCAAGAAGTCAGATTTCAAGGAGACTTATTCATGCCGGTCACTCCCCCTCGGAAGGAATTGA